The following proteins are co-located in the Dromiciops gliroides isolate mDroGli1 chromosome 2, mDroGli1.pri, whole genome shotgun sequence genome:
- the LOC122744295 gene encoding 60S ribosomal protein L37-like, whose protein sequence is MTKGISLFGKRRNTTLTLCRRCGSKAYHLQKSTCGKCRYPAKLKRKYNWSAKVKQHNTTGTGRMRHLKIVYHRFKNGFREGSTPKPKRAAVAASSSS, encoded by the coding sequence ATGACGAAGGGAATATCTTTGTTTGGTAAGCGCCGGAATACGACGCTCACTTTGTGCCGTCGCTGTGGCTCTAAGGCGTATCATCTTCAGAAGTCAACCTGTGGAAAATGCAGGTATCCTGCCAAACTCAAGAGAAAGTATAATTGGAGTGCAAAGGTTAAGCAACACAACACTACTGGTACTGGTCGAATGAGGCACCTAAAAATTGTCTACCACCGATTCAAGAATGGATTCCGTGAAGGATCAACACCTAAACCCAAGAGAGCAGCTGTTGCGGCATCTAGTTCATCTTGA